In the Lampris incognitus isolate fLamInc1 chromosome 11, fLamInc1.hap2, whole genome shotgun sequence genome, one interval contains:
- the kctd4 gene encoding BTB/POZ domain-containing protein KCTD4, translated as MEWNLRTMESELRQINPDLLQPSKSFKKPSSGTITLNVGGFLYAAHRTTLVKHQGSLLEELASGKKPVQHTDSMGNPFIDRDGPVFRHVLNYLRTGDLQLPDDFREAGLLRREAEFYRLSDLVEAVAEWDGQRAAQREPAFLEVTDSHERSHGLKVYCSDPNFIDKVKGRLVQISKSRLDGFPEEFEVSSNMIQFRHFIKSEPGSRLVLKEDSTFLCTLDCLKLETVMLALRGGFKLITSLDSSKGSVVAAEALHFVK; from the coding sequence ATGGAATGGAACCTCAGAACGATGGAAAGTGAACTGAGGCAGATCAACCCGGACTTGCTGCAGCCCAGCAAGAGCTTTAAGAAGCCCTCCTCAGGTACTATTACCCTCAACGTGGGGGGCTTCCTCTATGCAGCCCACAGAACCACCCTCGTCAAGCATCAGGGCTCCCTTCTGGAAGAGCTGGCCAGCGGTAAGAAGCCTGTGCAGCACACTGACTCCATGGGCAACCCTTTCATCGACAGAGATGGCCCGGTTTTCCGCCATGTACTGAACTACCTCCGCACtggggacctccagctgcccgaCGACTTCAGGGAGGCAGGGCTGCTCCGAAGGGAGGCAGAGTTCTACCGTCTGAGTGATCTGGTGGAGGCTGTAGCTGAGTGGGATGGGCAGAGGGCAGCCCAGCGAGAGCCCGCCTTCCTAGAGGTAACAGACAGCCATGAGAGATCACATGGCCTCAAGGTGTACTGCAGTGACCCCAACTTCATCGACAAAGTTAAAGGGCGACTGGTACAGATTTCTAAGAGTCGTCTGGATGGCTTTCCAGAGGAGTTTGAGGTGTCATCCAACATGATCCAGTTTCGTCATTTCATCAAGTCAGAACCGGGCTCAAGGCTAGTCTTGAAAGAGGACAGCACCTTCTTGTGCACACTTGACTGTTTGAAACTAGAAACTGTGATGCTAGCTCTAAGAGGAGGCTTCAAGCTGATCACCAGCCTTGACAGCAGTAAAGGGTCAGTGGTGGCTGCTGAGGCCTTGCACTTCGTCAAGTAG